From a region of the Actinomycetota bacterium genome:
- a CDS encoding IS630 family transposase, whose product MWCIGELTEEYRARMYALLELYARPISKAEPVICIDEKSLQLIGHSREPLPMTQHNPSKQDYEYVRNGTTNLFVAVEPKAGQRIVSVTERRAKIDFVAFIDELLTGAYAKARRIHLVLDNLNTHFRKCFDDVLGNRAAAKLLRRVQFHYTPKHASWLNMAEIEIGILSRQCLDRRIASRELLQSEVDAWQQA is encoded by the coding sequence TGGTGCATCGGGGAGCTGACCGAAGAATACCGTGCTCGCATGTACGCCCTGCTCGAACTGTACGCGCGACCCATATCCAAGGCAGAACCGGTCATTTGCATTGACGAGAAGAGCCTGCAGCTTATTGGCCACAGCCGCGAGCCGCTGCCCATGACACAGCACAACCCAAGCAAGCAGGACTACGAGTACGTGCGCAACGGCACCACCAATCTGTTCGTTGCCGTCGAGCCCAAAGCGGGGCAACGAATTGTCTCGGTCACTGAGCGTCGCGCAAAGATTGACTTCGTCGCCTTCATCGATGAGTTGCTCACTGGGGCATACGCCAAGGCACGACGAATTCACTTGGTGCTCGATAACCTGAACACGCACTTCAGAAAGTGCTTCGATGATGTGCTTGGCAACCGCGCGGCCGCGAAGCTTTTGCGTCGCGTGCAATTTCACTACACCCCGAAGCACGCGAGCTGGCTGAACATGGCTGAGATCGAGATCGGAATTCTCAGTCGTCAATGCCTGGATCGGCGCATTGCCAGTCGAGAACTTTTGCAATCTGAAGTCGATGCCTGGCAGCAAGCCC